One region of Armigeres subalbatus isolate Guangzhou_Male chromosome 3, GZ_Asu_2, whole genome shotgun sequence genomic DNA includes:
- the LOC134223242 gene encoding uncharacterized protein LOC134223242 translates to MADEQRLKDEIAHLQDQLRVVRAAAANNPPVVNSGTDLEAQFTLNQVTREDTRYFHVLAAIDSEILACCSDIIRDPPANGKYSALKDRISSEYSTSEQNRMQQLLRGCELGDRKPSQLLREMRDLARDVITDEKIIKSLWMQQLPETTQAVLKVSEATLQLAQLAEQADKLADITRMRSTSSAGTTWEDNKDTGFEELRKQISVLSDEIAAFRQERGRPRSRSFNRFLGVARSGSRGNHPYCFYHKKFGANARSCRSPCQFKPKN, encoded by the exons ATGGCGGACGAACAACGTTTGAAAGACGAAATCGCTCATCTACAGGATCAGCTGCGAGTAGTTCGAGCAGCCGCTGCAAACAACCCGCCCGTCGTGAACAGCGGTACCGAT CTAGAGGCGCAATTCACGCTGAATCAAGTAACTCGCGAGGACACCCGCTATTTCCACGTCCTCGCTGCCATCGATTCGGAGATATTGGCATGCTGCTCGGACATCATCCGAGATCCACCGGCGAATGGAAAGTACTCAGCGTTAAAGGACAGAATTAGCAGCGAGTACAGCACCAGCGAGCAGAATCGTATGCAGCAGCTACTACGTGGGTGCGAACTCGGCGATCGCAAACCTTCGCAACTACTACGCGAAATGAGGGATCTCGCCAGGGATGTCATCACCGACGAGAAAATCATTAAGTCGTTGTGGATGCAGCAGCTCCCTGAAACGACACAAGCTGTTCTAAAGGTCTCGGAAGCCACTCTCCAATTGGCGCAGCTAGCTGAACAAGCGGATAAACTTGCGGACATCACCAGAATGCGATCAACATCCTCCGCTGGAACGACGTGGGAGGACAACAAGGACACCGGATTCGAGGAACTACGCAAACAAATTTCTGTTCTTTCCGACGAAATTGCCGCTTTTCGTCAAGAGCGCGGCAGACCCCGCAGCAGGAGTTTCAACAGATTTCTTGGTGTTGCCCGAAGTGGCTCACGAGGAAATCATCCGTATTGTTTCTACCACAAAAAATTTGGCGCCAACGCAAGAAGCTGCCGATCACCCTGCCAATTTAAGCCAAAAAACTAG
- the LOC134223243 gene encoding uncharacterized protein LOC134223243, with product MFLLLLLLLTTVGAHPAQKPLSRNEGKAAFKIRLTKAICVDLPYEIAWNVTCRLKLYRDQPSKMLFRIEVDQVDRLFLTFAMYYKYHQTYKPLLMETTFDVCKYVEKYRNKGFNGGSNILDMDQTAMYIVSIIEKNNPSIVHSGCPYRGVIALEDFRIDESMAPQFLPAGDYRLDMRYYNEKNQTVMHSQVFGSVRAVGIVDLSMG from the exons ATGTTCCTTCTGTTGTTACTATTATTGACTACTGTTGGCGCTCATCCCGCACAGAAGCCGCTCTCGCGGAATGAG GGAAAAGCAGCCTTCAAGATCAGACTGACGAAAGCGATTTGCGTCGATTTGCCCTACGAAATAGCGTGGAACGTGACTTGCCGGCTGAAGCTGTACCGCGATCAGCCGTCCAAGATGCTGTTCCGCATCGAAGTCGATCAGGTCGATCGTCTCTTCCTGACGTTCGCAATGTACTACAAGTACCATCAGACCTACAAACCGCTCCTAATGGAGACCACCTTCGACGTGTGCAAATATGTGGAGAAGTATAGGAATAAAGGATTCAACGGTGGGAGTAACATACTGGACATGGATCAAACGGCTATGTACATCGTGAGCATCATAGAGAAAAATAATCCATCGATTGTCCACAGTGGTTGTCCGTACAGG GGAGTCATTGCATTAGAAGATTTCAGAATTGACGAATCTATGGCACCACAGTTTCTGCCTGCCGGTGATTATCGACTGGATATGCGATACTACAACGAGAAGAATCAAACCGTTATGCATTCGCAGGTGTTTGGATCGGTGCGGGCCGTTGGTATAGTGGATTTATCGATGGGATAA
- the LOC134223241 gene encoding uncharacterized protein LOC134223241 → MTNIKAHGQINVVAEGLFGLKTYSRNSDYGGLLSEFSDVTRPRFPRQEVKHGVKHTIKVDGPPCHSKFRRLPPHKLEALRKELKLFLELGYIRSSKSPYSSPVHLATKTLQNDDVKFRLVQAVANFPKPDTVQKLRRFLALVNYYRRFLPHAAEAEIPLRKLIPSNRKNDNTPIVWTAEAEAAFQKCKRCLVEATELDYYDSEAQLSLRVDASDLAAGAVLQQRSRGAWKPLGYFSVKFNDRKRRYSTYDRELLAVSCILASNISRT, encoded by the exons ATGACCAATATCAAAGCACATGGCCAAATCAACGTGGTCGCAGAAGGATTATTCGGTTTGAAAACATATTCTCGCAACAGTGATTACGGTGGCCTGCTGAGCGAATTCTCGGATGTTACTAGACCACGTTTTCCTCGACAGGAAGTAAAGCATGGCGTAAAGCACACTATCAAGGTCGATGGGCCTCCGTGCCATTCTAAATTCCGCAGACTTCCACCACACAAACTCGAAGCACTTCGGAAGGaattgaagctgtttctagagcTTGGATACATCCGATCCTCGAAAAGCCCGTATTCAAGCCCGGTGCACCTAGCTACAAAAACACTGCAGAACGATGATGTCAAATTCAGGCTC GTGCAAGCAGTCGCGAATTTCCCGAAACCAGACACGGTACAGAAACTGAGACGTTTCCTTGCCCTAGTCAATTACTATCGCCGCTTTCTCCCACACGCTGCTGAGGCCGAAATTCCATTGCGCAA gctgaTACCCTCAAACAGGAAGAACGATAACACACCAATCGTGTGGACAGCTGAAGCTGAAGCAGCCTTCCAAAAGTGCAAGAGGTGTTTAGTAGAAGCTACAGAACTGGATTACTACGATTCAGAAGCCCAATTGTCCCTGAGGGTCGATGCGTCCGATTTGGCTGCCGGAGCCGTGTTGCAGCAGCGATCCAGAGGTGCATGGAAGCCATTGGGATATTTTTCCGTGAAGTTCAACGACCGCAAACGACGTTACTCTACTTACGATAGAGAGCTACTTGCTGTGTCTTGCATCTTGGCGTCAAACATTTCAAGAACGTGA